AATGGGCTGATGTCGCTGTCTGCTATCATCTGCCACAGCTGCGAGCGCGGCAATATTGGCGGAGCGGCTGCTGCCCCCATACGCAGCAGCAATAAAGGGAGGGCTCGCACAGTCGATAGGGAACGACGCGAGACACTGCGAGAGGAGGGCCGGCAGGGAAGaggagaggagcagcgaggaaggAAGCGACCGAACTATCAGCCGAAACACTGCTGGATTTGGGCGTGGAATGTCGCGCTGCGTCGCCGATGCGACTGTCGCGAGCTCCTCTGCATGTTCGGGTGGGGAATAGATGGTGGATTGGCTGGAGGAGCAGCAGGGAAGAAGCATGCCGTGCCGTGACCAGGTTAACCAAACTGACCGGTCCGGTtaaaccgccgccctccagtagcggtttaccggaccggtttgaccggtaaccggtggaaaccggttgaattcaaatccaaattcaaataaattcaaaaaaatcccgtgcaaccggttccgaccggtttaccggccggtttgaccggtttgaattcaaatccaaattcaaaagctcccgtgcaaccggtttaccggtttaccgaccggtttgaccggtttaccggccggtttgaccggtttgacctgTGGGACTTAATGGGCCAgcctattttttctttttcttttttaatttaactttaaatctccgcaaactatactaaatgaacgattttttgagaaaatttgagacTATTAGATTCAttacaccttgaagtatttttaggaattttttcattttttgaatttaaatttaaattttgaattttggccggttgggtaccggaccaaaccggaaccgggccggaccggtttgaccggtaaccggtcaaaccggaccggttcccaccggtttggtgaacctcGGCCGTGACTCGCAAGGGGCCGTCGTGGCCGCCGCCCGAAGCGTCGGGAAGATGGCTGAGTAAGCGCGCCGCGCGCTGATTTTCACCGTAGATGCAAGATCCAACGGCTGAGAAATGCAGACGATGTGGCCCAATAATTTTGCTCGATTTGAGCGCACGTTTCGTGTTTTGAGATGTGTTGTGTCATTCagactattttttttcttcttgaaaATGGCCCACGGAGAGCTGCCTGAAAGAATCCTCAAGGAAGAGCATTATTGTCACTGCTTCAGTGCTTGTCAGTGCATGTGCATCTTCTTAATATTCAGCTCTAACATGCAAGATAGTTCTTATACATATGGCATATATATAATGTTAAGTCAGTAAAGAATTGCAGTTTGTTGAAATAACAATCAGTACTATGCAACAAAATAGATTAGCAATTCCCAATGGTTTAATTTTACAAACAATAAATTTCTTGAGCACTCAATCTACACATCATTTCTCATTTATATTCTTTTGTTTTCCATATAGTTATTCATTTCAACAGTTGTCATTCCCCAGCACCAAAGAATCATATGAATATTCTGAGCTTGTGTCCGTTGGTCTCAGAATTTGTAATCATGTATATGGATTGCATTCTTACTCAACAAGTATGGTGTTTCAGGGACGTGCACATGCAGAACCAGGAGATATATGGATGGAGCCCGGGCAAAGTTCATGGCAGCTCTCCGTTCCACCATAAGTTGAACACAAAGAATTAGAGTGACAGGCAGATAATTTGAATGAAAGCTGAAACAATATCGTGTTGTGACATTCCACGTGCTATATCTCAAGTATTTAGGATTAGAAAAACATCGCTAAGGTGACTCTAAAGGAAACAAATATCATCCTCAAACCCAACACTGGGAATATGGCGCGGGGCGCGGCGTGCCGCGTCATGTTTCTAGTACTATCTATATCCGACTCCGTatttaaatataaatataaaaataaatacgATATCAATAATATCCGTATGATCAGGGCAAGCAAACGCACCCTCCCGTGCGACCACTGTCTCTTACCACTGGGCCCCGCCATCCCACCCCACTGCAGGAGCGGTGCAACTAGCCACTTGCAGTTTCGAGATCTGCGCCATACCCTCTcttttcccttcttcttccagACCCTTCCTCGCACCTGACCACCACCTCccacgcggccggcggcggcagcgactcCCACTCCTCCTAGCGCTGCGGCGAGGCGGCTTCCCCGATCATCTTGGGTGCGGGATgcggaagaaggggagggcggtGCCGGAGTGGCTCAACAGCCCGATTTGGtccgcgcccccgccggcgccggccccgccggacCCTTACGGTGTCGAccttgccccgccgccgccccccaagCCCCCGCCGACCCCCGCGTCTGACacgcccgtgccgccgccgccgtcctacgAGCAGGCGGTGCGGGGGCGCGGGCGAGGGGATGAGGAGGAtgagggcggcgccggggctGCAGCCCTGCGGGCGCATCTGCTCGCCGACTTCAAGGCCGCGGTGCGTCCTGGGGAGAGGGGTTTCGGTGCTAGCTTGGATTCTGGCTGGGGTTTTCATGTTTGGCTGACTCCGTTGctgtgtgtgcgtgcgtgcagCTGTTGAAGAAGGTGGTGAACATGGGGGAGCTGCGGCGGCTGGCCTGCCTTGGCGTGCccgacggcggcgcaggcgtGCGACCGGTCGTGTGGAAGGTCCCCACTCGCAATCTCTTTCCCTCTTATGGTTATGTGGTTTCTGCTGTGGTCTGTGCCCTGAGTAGAGTTGGGAGTTCTCCATTTCTCAATTATAGTGCAGGGCTTTTGTGCACGACTTGTTAGTAATGATGGAGACTGTGTAAGTGAACCAGAGATCCTTTATGCACTGCTTGAGGAGTTGAGAGTCTATGATTCCAAGAGGAATTGGGGAAGTGAGGTACATAGGCCCTTTTTGGTTCCACCTATCGCACCTATCGCAAAAAGGGAATCttgtatgcatgaagtattaaacgaagtttatttgcaaaaccttttcacgtatgagtgtaatttttcacgacgaatccaatgacggtaattaattgatgattggcctagcatctaatcgtgcggtcgaaggtctcattagattcgtctcgcgaagtagtgcaaggttgtgaagttagttttgtaaattgcttttatttaatacccctaattattggtcaaagtttgtGATACCTCCTATCGcaaacaaaccaaacagggccataagCAACGTCACTGTCTAAAATGTGGTCTGTTTGCTCAGTTCTGCATAGCTGACATATGCTAAATGTCATGTTGCACTGGTTGACTTAGGACATTGAAATCAAGTTTCCTATTGTCTAATTTTATGGTGATAGATCAGGGTTGTGTGGTAAATGAAGAAGGGACAAGGTTTGTAGTGCCCCGGCTTTTATATTTTCAGTTGAATCATGTTGTGGTTGCTTCTGTGAAGAGAGATGGCCCTAGAATGAAAgatatttttgcaaaatgttATGCCAGAACCCATCTTGTGAATATCTGTTAGATGTGCTAGGCCCATAacattttttcaatttttcttgAAGCTCAAGTTTTTTAACAGCTTGAAGGACCAAACTCATGATAGTCCTTCATGTACCTACATGGACCTTTTTAGTGAAAAAAGCACCCACTCACAAAATATTACAAGTGGTTTGTCTTGTTAATATGATATCTTTCATATATGTATCTGTAAAAGCTGAGCTTTGACAGATTGTGAACATCAGGGTCATGCTCTATACATGTGGTCTCTCTAATAGTTTGAACTGAAAAATCATGCCCTATACATGGTCTACTAGTAGTTTGAACTGCAATCTCTTGTGTAAACTAAATTATACTGTACTCTGCTATGACCTATAAACTTGCCTTCTTTACGTTGGTTAGGATTTGAAGTTTTTCTTATTTGTTTGTAACCTTATAACTCTACTCTGGTGGGCTATATCTTATATATGTTAATCTTGTCGTGAGCATGCTAATCATCTGCGTACACTAGAAATTGCTTAAGCTAGTgttgttggaatataagtgaattgcccacctctccccctcagtttaagcttttgggttgaactggtcggtgcatgcaactcaatatggtatcaaagccataggtctcgagttcgaatcctggttagcgcaattaaataaaataattgccgCTTGCTCCTATTCCACGTCTGAGGCCTGAGGGAGCCTCCacttgagggggagtgttggaatataagtgaattgcccacctctccccatcagctgtgcctgagggagcctccacgtgagggggagtgttggaatataagtgaattgctcACCTCTCCTCATCAggttaagcttttgggttgaactggtcggtgcatgcaactcaataggTGTTCAAAATTTAATGGTGTGGATTTAGAATTGCTTGTGTTGCACTTTACATTGACCCCAATCTTTGTACCATCTGTTTTGTGAAGGGTCATGATTAAGCATGCATTCTAGGAGCTTTTTTCAGTCCTTTTGtgcatttatattatttttgttATCTAGCAATGTACGCGAGAAATTTATTCTACTATATTTATAGTGTGCAGCTTCTCTTAGGGTATTTGCCAACTGATCGTGGTTTATGGCCCTATGAGTTAGAAAAGAAGCGGAACCAATACAGTGCATACAACGAAGAGTTTCTTCTAAATCCTGTAAGTTACAGTTGCCAGTCTCGAAGTATCAAACAGTGAAGATCCATCACCCCTAGTTATCTGTGTACACATTATATTAGGTTAACATCTAGAACTGTGTAAAAATCTGCTTGTTGTTTGGTAAGACAATAGGTGTGTTTGttttatccaaaaaaaaaaatcaagaatgtACGTAAAGTATGAAAAGTCAACTGGTAGTATGAAGCAAAGAGACTTAATTGAGTAACTTTCACCATAGATTTCAGTTAAAAGTTCTTTCGAACCTTAATAATAGCATAACCCAGAGCCTTTTCTACTAAGTGGTTCTTTTTATGATAGTTCTTACGACATCCTTCTTGTGTTCAGTCGGAAAAACTACGGAGAATCGAGGAATCAAAGCTGTCAAGAAAAAAAGAACTAAATATGGAGAGGACTGGCTTGCTTCCGAGATTGAAGGTTACTAATGAAGAGCATCCTTTAAGCTCTGGTAAATCTAGCTTATGGAACCAATATTTTCAGGTACTGTTTCATATTAGCTTTGAGAGTGATGCATTTGAAGAAATTAAGTTTGTATGCATGGTTTGCAAAACCTGTGGTAACTGGCTTGTTTCCTAGCACACTACTATGTACTTTCTGGCACGGAATTGGCTCGAATGACACAAAATAACACCAAAATGCTTTGCCACCTTTATGACGCAATTTTCCTATGCTACGAGCACTGTGTGCCAATGTGGGTTTGTGTTTCTCCGAATTTTCACATGAAGCTCTGCTTTCTTGCTCTCTTTATTTGGATTTATTGTTGAATTTCTTCGTGTTCGAAACTTGGAAATTGCTCTCTTCATTGTTGAATAAAACTTGGAATGTTATCATTGTTTTCTTTGTCTGCATGTGAATTGGAGTGTGTGAGATGTGTATTTACCCTCCCGGTAATCTATCATTGTGTTGCGCAACACCAATACATCAATATCTTGTACCTGTTCGGTCTTTTTGATCGTATCATTAGACACTACTACAACTTGCATGTTGTTTCGGCTGTCAAGCTTCGGAGTTGTATACTTAGGCTGAACCAATCTTAATTCATTTTTTCCCTTTTGGTTTTATCAAGAACAGGAAGTATAATGAAAGCTAAGAGGAAAGAACATGGAAAAGTTATTCTTCTGACTTTTATTTTGCTCAAGGCTCTCTTACTTGTACAGTTGATGTCCACTGAACAGTTCTATTTTGCTGCATGAATATGAAGTGGATGTACAAAAAGTTTTCCTTTCATCATTTAGTTGCAAATCTTGTAAACATATGTTTCAGGACTCAGAGATATTAGAACAAATAGATCGAGATGTAAAGCGAACACATCTGGATATGCCATTTTTCTCAGCTAAGTCGAACCAGGTTGGCATTCAGTGTTTATGGTGTTCTTACTGTTGCCTGTTCTACCAATAGGAACGTATTGTTTGTACTGATCATTTGAACTCCTATCAGGATTCTCTGAGGCGTATTCTGATTATCTTTTCAAAATTGAACCCCAGCATAAGATATGTGCAAGGAATGAATGAAGTTTTGGCACCTCTATTCTACGTATTAAAGAATGACCCTGACCCAAGTAGTTCAGTAAGTTCTTCAGCCATGAATTATTTTTTTCCATGATTGTCTACTAGGTCCCTAGATATTGAGATACCCTATACCTCCTTGCCGAGGTAGACACCATACTATTTATTAATCTATAATCTGTTCATTTTTTATGTATTACTCAGAATTATTCTATTGATTATTGATGTCACATGATATTCATCAACTGAATTACCCATTTTTGGAAATGTAGGCTTCAGTTGAAGCAGACACATACTTTTGCTTTGTTGAGTTGTTGAGTGGTTTTAGAGACAATTATTGCAAGCATCTTGACAATAGCAGTGTGGGTATTCGATCTACACTGTCAAAGCTGTCCCAACTCTTGAAGCGACATGATGAAGAGCTATGGCGTCACATGGAGGTTACTACTAAGGTAGGTAATTTCAGTACTAGATTTCTGGTGCTATCTGTCCAGAATTATGAATTTCTGGATTTTGTGGAGATGAGAATTATCTGCTGCAACGTTTTCATAATTATTCTTCTTTCATACTAAGAAATTGCATTTGTAATTGCATCAACACAGCTTTGCTATCCCATTCTTATGTTTTCATCTATAGCTGAATTATACTTCTCATTATCAATGATGTTAGCAGAAACTGAATAAGATTAAGTGGGTATACAGTTTGTGTTGACATAAATCACTAAGTTTATATTTGTGCAACACATCTTACAGATTCCTGGTATTCTGGGTTTCAATCAAATGATAAGATTGAATATTCATCATAACAGAATATCTTATTTGTAGTTGCTGGTTATAGATGGTGGATCTTTCCCTTGGATAATTGCTTAGGTTAAATGTGCAATATGCAAATTACAAAAGGTATGTAGTAATTGTGTTGCTAACTCTAAAATAATTGAATTGCTAACTGTAAAATACACTGGTGTTTAGCAACTTTTGGGTACAGGGGTTCTTGCATCTATGGCAACTATACACACTAAAAAACTTTCAAAGGATGATACGTGACATGTCTTATTTTTCTCCAGCTGCACTGTTGGTGTTGATACCAATTTTCTTTAGCAGATCAAGATTGATAATTGTTCGTTGTTCAATGTATAGGTGTACCCACAATATTATGGGTTTAGATGGATCACGTTGCTGTTGACGATGGAGTTCAGTTTCAATGTATGTATACATATTTGGGATGCTATCTTGGGCGATCCGGAAGGCCCACCGGTATGTTACCACCTCCAAACTATATCTGTGCGCATTTTCCCAGCAGAGTTCGGGGCTAATACTTTGCATGCTCTCATGCAGGACACACTGATGAGGATATGCTGTGCCATGCTCATCCTAGTCCGGAAGCGGCTGTTGGCTGGAGACTTCACTGCCAATATCCAGTTGCTGCAGCATTACCCAGCTACTAACATCGATCACCTCCTCCACATCGCCAACCGATTGAGAGGGACAGTTGCCGGCTAGTGGTTCAATGTCTTCCCTCATACCTGTATTTCAGTTTTGTCCTTGTTGATAGCTTGGAACATATCGGTGTTCCTAGAGTGGCGTTTGGCATTGCCTTTATGTTCTGTTTCGCCCTTTTTGGTGTGGCCAGTCAGTCCGAGACTCTGAGTAGAAATTCTGTTTTAGTATACATCGAAAACACTCCTGGGCTCCTTCCAGCTTTCAGTACAGTAAAAGAAGGAATGATTGCATTCCATCCAAGTGAAGATACATGCTGCTGGATAGGTTTCCGCTGTAGTAAAAAAGGAGTGCTATCTTTTGCAGtgcatttttttaatatttaagAATTATTACAATGTGTAGAAAAGCCTGATCAAGAAG
This genomic interval from Panicum virgatum strain AP13 chromosome 8K, P.virgatum_v5, whole genome shotgun sequence contains the following:
- the LOC120644329 gene encoding TBC1 domain family member 13-like — protein: MRKKGRAVPEWLNSPIWSAPPPAPAPPDPYGVDLAPPPPPKPPPTPASDTPVPPPPSYEQAVRGRGRGDEEDEGGAGAAALRAHLLADFKAALLKKVVNMGELRRLACLGVPDGGAGVRPVVWKLLLGYLPTDRGLWPYELEKKRNQYSAYNEEFLLNPSEKLRRIEESKLSRKKELNMERTGLLPRLKVTNEEHPLSSGKSSLWNQYFQDSEILEQIDRDVKRTHLDMPFFSAKSNQDSLRRILIIFSKLNPSIRYVQGMNEVLAPLFYVLKNDPDPSSSASVEADTYFCFVELLSGFRDNYCKHLDNSSVGIRSTLSKLSQLLKRHDEELWRHMEVTTKVYPQYYGFRWITLLLTMEFSFNVCIHIWDAILGDPEGPPDTLMRICCAMLILVRKRLLAGDFTANIQLLQHYPATNIDHLLHIANRLRGTVAG